One genomic segment of Streptococcus salivarius includes these proteins:
- a CDS encoding transposase — protein MNENCAATILSEIGPTVTAFLSDAHLASWAGLCPGSYESAGIKKSSHITQGNRYIKQALTMSGLIAAHSKDPAFSSFYNRISQRGSKMKAVIACAHKLLRIIYKILATHQEYDKEKVLGLRQQF, from the coding sequence GTGAATGAAAACTGTGCTGCCACTATTCTATCTGAGATTGGACCAACTGTTACAGCCTTTTTATCCGATGCACACTTAGCATCATGGGCTGGACTCTGCCCAGGGTCTTATGAAAGTGCTGGCATTAAAAAATCCTCACACATCACGCAAGGAAATCGCTATATCAAACAGGCTTTGACTATGTCGGGATTGATTGCAGCACATTCTAAGGATCCAGCTTTTTCTTCTTTTTACAATCGAATTTCCCAAAGAGGAAGTAAGATGAAAGCCGTCATTGCTTGCGCACATAAGCTGCTTCGTATCATTTACAAAATTCTCGCAACACACCAAGAATACGACAAAGAAAAAGTGCTAGGACTGAGGCAACAGTTCTAA
- a CDS encoding IS110 family transposase, whose translation MENHVTHVFFESTGQYWVLLFNIFSDSELNLILANPQHIKNVPGRKTDMKDAEWIAQLGRCGLIEPSYIPSPEVMQLRLLTRRLRSYKQRQTQIKNEIHNLLQRANIKLTSYLSDIFSKTKQALLKLFINRETIDVESVIPCIQKRVKASPEELVEGMEGKLSLENRFLLDQSLEECQMYQELIEKEFP comes from the coding sequence TTGGAAAATCACGTCACACATGTCTTTTTTGAAAGCACTGGCCAATATTGGGTGCTGCTCTTTAATATATTTTCAGACTCAGAGCTCAATTTGATATTAGCTAACCCCCAACATATCAAGAATGTGCCTGGTCGAAAAACAGACATGAAAGATGCCGAATGGATTGCACAGCTCGGACGTTGTGGACTTATTGAGCCATCTTATATTCCTAGTCCTGAAGTGATGCAGTTACGTTTACTCACTCGTAGATTACGTTCTTACAAACAACGTCAAACACAAATAAAGAATGAGATTCATAACCTCTTACAACGTGCTAATATCAAGCTAACCAGTTATCTTTCTGATATTTTTTCTAAGACAAAGCAAGCACTTTTAAAATTATTCATTAACAGAGAAACAATTGATGTAGAATCTGTTATCCCTTGTATCCAAAAGCGAGTGAAAGCAAGTCCAGAAGAACTCGTTGAAGGGATGGAAGGAAAGTTGTCACTAGAAAACCGCTTTCTCTTAGACCAGAGTTTAGAGGAATGTCAGATGTATCAGGAACTCATTGAAAAGGAGTTCCCCTGA
- a CDS encoding thiopeptide-type bacteriocin biosynthesis protein has product MAEKWFALHIFIHEKNMQDDFLLYIYEVIYNKMNSGNMAQWFFIRYWEGGPHIRLRIKGNRKVFKEIEEEVHNWINQNRFSNLLNKEIFYAASQFDGSPVNTEQLPWYNNGSVEEFLYEPEIDRYGGENVIPYCEVIFQISSYFTLMTMNKSRNIGKDLSIISGIAFLLKCIEIIEENFKEVISEGIYYWKKFEDNVERKFSNELNLAQKIILPTNLVDDLTRLLLIIKTRVPNRNYLKSIIISIIHMNFNRLGVTPPVEYTIYQYLKETYSGEKI; this is encoded by the coding sequence ATGGCGGAAAAGTGGTTTGCACTTCATATCTTTATTCATGAAAAAAATATGCAGGATGATTTTTTGTTATATATTTATGAGGTGATTTACAATAAAATGAATAGTGGAAATATGGCTCAATGGTTCTTTATTAGGTATTGGGAGGGCGGTCCGCATATTAGATTGCGTATAAAAGGAAACAGGAAAGTGTTTAAAGAAATAGAGGAGGAAGTGCATAATTGGATCAATCAAAATCGATTCTCAAACTTGTTGAATAAAGAGATCTTTTATGCAGCTAGTCAATTTGATGGCTCTCCAGTAAATACAGAACAATTACCGTGGTATAACAATGGAAGTGTAGAAGAATTCCTATATGAACCAGAGATAGATAGGTATGGTGGGGAGAATGTCATTCCTTATTGTGAGGTTATATTCCAAATATCTAGTTATTTTACTTTGATGACTATGAATAAATCAAGAAATATTGGTAAAGATCTTTCAATAATTTCTGGAATTGCTTTTCTATTGAAGTGCATAGAAATAATTGAAGAGAACTTTAAAGAAGTTATCTCAGAAGGAATTTATTATTGGAAAAAATTTGAAGACAATGTTGAAAGAAAGTTTTCTAATGAACTTAATTTAGCTCAAAAAATAATTTTACCAACTAATTTAGTGGATGACTTAACTCGATTATTATTAATAATAAAAACAAGAGTACCTAATCGCAATTATTTAAAAAGCATAATCATTTCAATAATACATATGAATTTCAACAGATTAGGCGTCACTCCTCCTGTTGAATATACTATCTATCAGTATCTAAAAGAAACATATTCAGGAGAAAAAATATGA
- a CDS encoding SagB/ThcOx family dehydrogenase codes for MRWDFSRNVDYFTSVEKITKFHNSSKQAEHLVSLQNPKLFYKYTPNFLKYAFQMELPNVEIDAPIIDIFFKRRSSWEFSDEYLNLHDFLKFIKNAVGTSITTVDDYGNLVNKRNYPSGGALYPIKIYILNNNVAGLEKGLYEFRTLYSKDVLCCVKKIDEYDIDSFTSFKYSNKSFKNADFIIFLASNLKTDTRYGLLQYRLTLLEAGHIAQNIMLMSTIFNKNCIPIGGFFEDKLNKFLEIDKINETVIYFLGVG; via the coding sequence ATGAGATGGGATTTTAGTAGAAATGTTGACTATTTTACTTCGGTTGAAAAGATAACGAAGTTTCATAACTCATCAAAGCAAGCAGAACATCTCGTTTCTTTACAAAATCCGAAACTTTTTTATAAATATACTCCAAATTTCTTGAAATATGCTTTCCAGATGGAGTTACCAAATGTTGAAATTGATGCACCCATTATTGATATTTTTTTTAAAAGAAGAAGCTCTTGGGAATTTAGTGATGAATATCTAAATTTACATGATTTTTTAAAGTTTATAAAAAATGCAGTAGGAACGAGTATTACAACTGTTGATGATTATGGTAATTTAGTTAATAAGAGAAATTACCCATCTGGTGGTGCTCTATATCCAATTAAAATATACATTTTAAATAATAATGTAGCTGGGCTTGAAAAAGGGCTATATGAATTTCGTACGCTATATAGTAAGGACGTACTTTGCTGTGTAAAAAAGATTGATGAATATGATATTGATTCGTTTACTTCTTTTAAATATTCTAATAAATCTTTCAAAAATGCTGATTTTATTATTTTTCTTGCAAGTAATTTAAAAACGGACACTAGATATGGTTTGTTACAATATAGACTGACATTACTTGAGGCTGGGCATATTGCTCAAAACATTATGTTAATGTCTACTATTTTTAACAAAAATTGCATACCTATAGGTGGATTTTTTGAAGATAAGTTAAATAAATTTTTAGAAATTGATAAAATAAATGAGACAGTCATATATTTTTTAGGTGTAGGATGA
- a CDS encoding ABC transporter ATP-binding protein has protein sequence MLKISKLNFSYGKNKVLKDISLEIFDSGVYGLIGANGAGKSTLLEVISTIRGSRFEGEIDFNQISQKKNFNRFRQEIGILFQNESLEEKLTVVETFNYFRSFYQNKSGFYTNDELLKIFNLYEHKNKLIRQLSGGLKQRVRIAVTCMNKPKLILLDEPTTGLDPMYRRDFWKVLQMIVQENNVLILLSTHDMYELENYAKKIIYIDGGKIKAFDSVPNLLKFEKVDSLEDYYLKMEGNIVK, from the coding sequence ATGCTGAAAATTTCTAAGTTAAATTTTTCGTATGGAAAAAATAAAGTTTTAAAAGATATATCTCTTGAAATATTTGATTCTGGAGTTTATGGACTGATTGGGGCAAATGGCGCGGGAAAATCAACATTATTAGAAGTTATTTCTACGATTAGGGGGAGTCGTTTTGAGGGGGAAATTGATTTCAATCAGATTTCTCAAAAGAAAAATTTTAATAGATTTAGGCAAGAAATCGGAATTCTATTTCAAAATGAATCATTGGAAGAAAAGTTAACGGTTGTTGAAACCTTCAACTATTTTAGATCTTTTTATCAAAATAAATCTGGGTTTTATACAAATGATGAGTTGTTAAAAATATTTAATCTATATGAACATAAAAATAAGTTAATACGTCAACTTTCAGGTGGGTTGAAACAACGGGTAAGAATTGCTGTAACCTGTATGAATAAGCCTAAACTAATTCTACTTGATGAACCTACAACTGGCTTAGATCCCATGTATAGGAGGGACTTTTGGAAAGTCTTACAGATGATAGTCCAAGAAAATAATGTGCTAATCCTATTGTCTACTCATGATATGTATGAATTAGAGAATTACGCAAAAAAAATAATATATATTGATGGTGGTAAAATCAAGGCTTTTGACTCAGTACCTAATTTATTAAAATTTGAAAAAGTTGATAGTTTAGAAGACTATTACTTGAAGATGGAGGGCAACATTGTTAAATAG
- a CDS encoding ABC transporter permease — MLNRILKQTYFKLLVFSRTPFLYVTTYFIPVFCFYFFGKNNNLYQLKFENQSYVDWYLPIYIVIGNIAISIFTIGMNLVQKREKQLYKRILLTNQKKIESYASDIVQTIILSIPLTIILIIEAIVFFDFSTSFWKILISVPIIVLTSICSNIIAHFIFNLISSSMIASPLQISVFGFSLFALGIIMPYTILSDKTMNFIKMTPYYQLNRFAIMLWNKEVSLGAVNSAVFYLVTFSIILVTSTVYIEKLYDRR, encoded by the coding sequence TTGTTAAATAGAATTTTAAAACAGACTTATTTTAAATTATTAGTTTTTTCTCGAACCCCTTTTTTATACGTGACAACATATTTTATTCCAGTTTTTTGTTTTTATTTTTTTGGTAAAAATAACAATTTATATCAGTTAAAATTTGAAAATCAGTCATATGTTGATTGGTATCTTCCAATATACATTGTAATTGGCAATATTGCAATTTCAATATTTACGATAGGAATGAATTTGGTTCAAAAAAGAGAGAAACAGCTATATAAGAGAATCCTTTTAACCAATCAAAAAAAGATTGAATCATACGCTTCGGATATTGTTCAAACCATTATTTTATCCATTCCGCTTACAATTATTCTGATAATAGAAGCAATTGTTTTCTTTGACTTTTCTACTTCATTTTGGAAAATTCTTATCAGTGTGCCAATAATTGTTTTAACTAGTATTTGTTCAAATATCATTGCTCACTTTATTTTTAATTTAATCAGTAGTTCAATGATTGCTAGTCCATTACAAATTTCGGTTTTTGGTTTTTCTTTATTTGCCTTAGGAATTATCATGCCCTATACTATTTTGTCAGATAAAACGATGAACTTCATAAAAATGACACCGTATTACCAATTGAATAGATTTGCGATTATGCTTTGGAATAAGGAAGTAAGTCTGGGAGCAGTTAACAGTGCAGTGTTCTATTTGGTAACATTCTCAATCATTCTTGTAACGTCAACTGTCTATATAGAAAAACTGTATGATAGAAGATAA
- a CDS encoding helix-turn-helix domain-containing protein — translation MKFSYNKLWELLIDKGWTKSELRHKAGISSSTIAKLGKGENFTTTVLLRNCIAFDYEIDEILEIVSD, via the coding sequence ATGAAGTTTAGCTACAATAAATTATGGGAGTTGCTAATTGATAAAGGATGGACTAAGTCGGAACTCAGACATAAAGCAGGAATTAGCTCTTCCACTATCGCAAAGTTAGGAAAGGGAGAGAATTTCACAACCACGGTCCTCTTAAGAAATTGCATAGCATTTGATTATGAAATTGATGAAATATTAGAAATAGTTTCTGATTAA
- a CDS encoding YjjG family noncanonical pyrimidine nucleotidase, with product MTYTHLLFDLDHTLLDFDRAEDLALTFLLEEAGVASQELKVYKDHYIPMNRAMWEDLNHGLITKPELLRTRFSRLFEHFGKEVDGSHLAGRYQHFLSQQGQELPQAHAFLADIKDRGHKIYAATNGVSFIQRGRLQASSILPFFDDVFISDEVGAHKPSTDFFDKIANQVHDFHPSSALMIGDSLTADIQGGNNAGIDSVWFNPSNLVNETPAVPTYQVKSYEEILKILSK from the coding sequence ATGACCTACACCCATTTACTTTTCGACCTCGATCATACTCTCCTAGATTTTGACCGTGCTGAAGATTTGGCCTTAACTTTCCTTCTAGAAGAGGCTGGTGTGGCATCCCAAGAGCTCAAGGTTTATAAAGACCACTATATTCCTATGAATCGTGCCATGTGGGAAGACCTCAACCATGGTTTGATTACAAAACCTGAATTACTTCGCACGCGCTTTTCACGTCTCTTTGAGCACTTTGGAAAAGAAGTAGATGGCAGTCACTTAGCTGGCCGTTACCAACATTTTTTGAGTCAACAGGGGCAGGAACTTCCTCAGGCTCATGCTTTTTTAGCGGATATCAAAGACCGTGGCCACAAGATTTATGCAGCAACTAATGGTGTTAGTTTTATCCAACGTGGTCGCCTTCAGGCTTCAAGTATTTTACCTTTCTTCGACGATGTTTTCATCTCTGATGAGGTGGGGGCCCACAAACCGTCTACAGACTTTTTTGATAAAATTGCCAATCAGGTCCATGATTTTCACCCAAGCTCAGCTCTCATGATTGGTGACAGTCTAACTGCTGATATCCAGGGTGGTAATAATGCGGGCATTGATAGTGTCTGGTTCAATCCAAGTAACCTAGTCAATGAGACTCCAGCTGTTCCAACCTATCAAGTCAAAAGTTATGAGGAAATCCTGAAGATTTTGTCCAAGTAA
- the uvrC gene encoding excinuclease ABC subunit UvrC: protein MNDLIKHKLELLPSNPGCYLHKDKFGNIIYVGKAKNLKNRVRSYFRGSHDTKTELLVSEIADFEFIVTESNIEALLLEINLIQENMPKFNIRLKDDKSYPFIKITKELYPRLLITRQVKKDGGLYFGPYPDSGAANEIKKLLDRIFPFKKCKNPANKVCFYYHIGQCNAHTICHTTEDYWQGLVEDVKNFLNGHDDKIVNQLKAKMKDMSDQMEFERAAEYRDLIEAVSTLRTKQRVIRQDMQDRDIFGYYVDKGWMCVQVFFVRQGKLIQRDVNMFPYYNDAEEDFLTYMGQFYLDSRHLKPREIFIPGDIDQDSVEALVGDEVKVFKPQRGEKKQLVNLATKNARVSLTQKFDLLEKDIAKTQGAIENLGKLMGIPTPVRIESFDNSNIMGTSPVSAMVVFENGKPNKKEYRKYKIKTVEGPDDYASMREVIRRRYSRVKRDGLTPPDLIIMDGGQGQVNVAKDVLRNELNLSIPVAGLQKNDKHQTNELLFGDPLQVIDLPRQSEEFFLLHRIQDEVHRFAITFHRQVRSKNSFSSKLDGVEGLGPKRKQKLLKHFKSMTAIQKATVEDIQALGIPEKVAQALLDKLSEDNN from the coding sequence ATGAATGATCTGATTAAACATAAGTTGGAACTGCTCCCAAGCAACCCGGGGTGCTATCTCCACAAGGACAAATTCGGCAATATTATTTATGTCGGTAAGGCTAAAAATCTAAAAAATCGTGTGCGTAGCTATTTTCGTGGAAGTCATGATACCAAGACGGAGCTTTTGGTATCTGAGATTGCAGACTTTGAATTTATTGTAACCGAGTCTAATATCGAGGCCCTGCTTTTGGAAATTAACCTCATCCAAGAGAATATGCCTAAATTTAACATTCGCCTCAAGGATGATAAATCTTACCCTTTTATCAAGATTACCAAGGAGCTCTATCCAAGGCTCTTGATTACTCGCCAGGTCAAAAAGGATGGTGGTCTTTATTTCGGCCCTTACCCAGACTCTGGTGCAGCCAATGAAATCAAGAAGCTGTTGGACCGTATTTTCCCCTTTAAGAAATGTAAAAATCCCGCCAACAAGGTCTGTTTCTATTACCATATTGGCCAATGTAATGCCCATACCATCTGTCACACCACTGAGGACTATTGGCAAGGTTTGGTTGAGGATGTCAAGAATTTCCTAAACGGCCATGATGATAAAATCGTTAATCAGCTTAAGGCCAAGATGAAGGATATGTCTGACCAGATGGAGTTTGAGCGTGCTGCGGAGTATCGCGATTTGATTGAGGCGGTGTCGACGCTCAGGACCAAGCAAAGGGTTATCCGTCAGGACATGCAGGACCGTGATATCTTCGGTTACTACGTGGACAAGGGTTGGATGTGTGTTCAGGTTTTCTTTGTTCGCCAAGGAAAACTCATTCAGCGTGATGTCAATATGTTCCCTTATTATAATGATGCTGAGGAAGATTTTCTAACCTATATGGGTCAGTTTTATCTGGATAGTCGTCATCTTAAGCCTAGGGAGATTTTCATTCCAGGAGACATTGATCAAGATTCTGTCGAAGCTCTAGTTGGAGATGAGGTCAAGGTCTTTAAACCCCAACGTGGAGAGAAGAAGCAGTTGGTGAATCTGGCGACGAAAAATGCCCGTGTCAGTCTGACTCAAAAATTTGATCTCCTTGAAAAAGATATAGCCAAGACACAAGGAGCCATTGAAAATCTAGGCAAACTCATGGGAATTCCGACACCTGTTCGCATCGAGTCCTTCGATAACTCAAACATCATGGGAACGAGTCCTGTCTCTGCCATGGTCGTCTTTGAGAATGGCAAACCCAATAAAAAAGAGTACCGCAAATACAAGATTAAGACGGTTGAAGGGCCTGACGATTATGCCAGCATGCGTGAGGTCATTCGTCGTCGTTATAGTCGTGTCAAACGCGATGGGCTAACGCCACCAGACCTTATTATCATGGATGGTGGTCAAGGGCAGGTTAATGTGGCCAAGGATGTCCTGCGCAATGAATTGAATCTCTCAATCCCAGTTGCGGGGCTTCAGAAAAATGACAAGCACCAAACCAACGAATTGCTCTTTGGGGACCCCTTGCAAGTCATTGATTTGCCACGGCAATCCGAGGAATTTTTCCTTCTTCACCGTATCCAAGATGAAGTTCACCGCTTTGCCATCACCTTCCACCGTCAAGTTCGTAGTAAAAATAGTTTCAGTTCCAAACTTGATGGCGTGGAAGGGCTTGGACCTAAGCGCAAACAAAAACTCCTCAAACACTTCAAGTCTATGACAGCTATCCAAAAAGCTACCGTTGAGGATATCCAAGCACTTGGCATTCCAGAAAAAGTAGCTCAGGCTCTATTGGATAAGTTAAGCGAAGATAACAATTAA
- the cls gene encoding cardiolipin synthase: MERLYDRGRRGFLRGIFSRATIIFLIILLQLVVVAMSYLWLSQYRVHLQVTEVVLRILAIIYLFQSDMESTAVNTWLLIVLPFPIIGTLLLAYTKLDLGYTGMKRAIQSNIDRSSGILKQDDQGLEELKQRHTSNYNLVQYLENVNGHFPVYRHTKTTYFPSGEAKFEEMKKQLLKAEKYIFLEYFIIDEGEMWGEILAILKQKVQEGVEVRVLYDGMNEFSTLSFDYKKRLERIGIQSRVFASVTPFLSTYYNYRDHRKILLIDGKVAFTGGVNLADEYINKIERFGHWKDTALMVEGPAVDTFLVLFLQMWTYSHETLDVTPYMVEHEAFDTPGFVVPYGDIPLDKDKVGENVYIDILNHARDFVHIMTPYLILDGELLHALKFAAERGVDVSIIMPGIPDKKSAYYLAKTYYPTLLASGVKIYEYTPGFVHAKVFVSDNSRAVVGTINLDYRSLYHHFECATYLYRTSSVVGIEEDFQATMAKCHRVSMADVKNRPFHQKCLGLLTRLVAPLM; this comes from the coding sequence ATTGAACGTCTTTATGATAGGGGGCGTCGTGGCTTTCTTCGAGGTATCTTTAGTCGTGCTACGATTATCTTCCTAATCATCTTACTACAGCTTGTTGTTGTGGCCATGTCATACTTGTGGCTGAGTCAGTATAGGGTGCACTTGCAAGTAACAGAAGTGGTCCTTCGTATTCTGGCCATCATCTATCTCTTCCAAAGTGATATGGAATCAACGGCTGTTAATACTTGGCTGCTGATTGTCTTACCTTTCCCTATTATCGGAACCTTACTCCTAGCCTATACCAAACTAGATTTGGGCTATACAGGGATGAAACGTGCGATTCAGAGCAATATTGACCGTAGTTCTGGCATATTGAAACAGGATGATCAGGGCCTGGAAGAGCTTAAGCAACGTCACACGAGCAACTATAACTTGGTCCAATATCTTGAAAATGTGAATGGGCATTTTCCTGTCTATCGTCACACGAAGACGACCTATTTTCCAAGTGGTGAAGCCAAGTTTGAGGAAATGAAGAAGCAACTCCTTAAAGCGGAGAAGTACATTTTCTTGGAATATTTCATTATTGACGAAGGTGAGATGTGGGGTGAAATCCTAGCCATCTTGAAACAGAAGGTTCAAGAAGGGGTGGAAGTGCGAGTCCTATATGACGGAATGAATGAATTTTCAACCTTGAGTTTCGACTATAAGAAACGTTTGGAGAGAATTGGGATTCAATCTCGTGTTTTTGCCTCTGTAACGCCTTTCTTGTCTACCTATTACAACTACCGTGACCATAGAAAAATCTTGCTGATTGATGGTAAGGTTGCTTTTACAGGTGGGGTTAATCTAGCTGATGAGTATATCAACAAAATTGAGCGTTTTGGCCATTGGAAAGATACTGCACTTATGGTTGAGGGGCCAGCAGTCGATACTTTCTTAGTCCTCTTCCTTCAGATGTGGACTTACTCTCATGAAACACTGGATGTGACACCCTATATGGTTGAGCATGAGGCCTTTGATACTCCTGGTTTTGTTGTCCCTTACGGGGATATTCCACTTGATAAGGATAAGGTTGGTGAGAATGTTTATATTGATATCCTAAACCATGCGCGTGATTTTGTTCATATCATGACACCTTATCTTATTTTAGATGGTGAGTTACTGCATGCTTTGAAGTTTGCGGCTGAGCGTGGGGTAGACGTCAGTATCATCATGCCTGGTATTCCTGATAAAAAGTCAGCTTACTACCTCGCTAAGACTTACTACCCAACACTTTTGGCATCCGGCGTAAAAATCTACGAGTACACACCTGGATTTGTTCATGCCAAGGTCTTTGTGAGTGACAATAGCAGGGCTGTTGTTGGAACGATTAATTTAGATTATCGTAGTCTTTATCACCACTTTGAGTGTGCGACCTATCTTTACAGGACGTCATCAGTGGTTGGTATTGAGGAAGATTTCCAAGCGACAATGGCCAAGTGTCATCGAGTCAGCATGGCTGATGTTAAAAATCGACCATTTCACCAGAAGTGCTTGGGCTTATTGACCAGATTAGTTGCGCCATTGATGTAG